Proteins encoded together in one Kitasatospora albolonga window:
- a CDS encoding arsenic transporter, which produces MGVLAFAVVRPRGLPEATVALPAAGLVVGLGAVSWPEAREQVGELLPVVGFLAAILVLAQLCADEGLFRAAGDWVARACRGQTRPLLGGVFGVAALVTAVLSLDATVVLLTPVVLATAARVGARPRPYVYACAHLANSASLLLPVSNLTNLLAFTASGLSFTRFAALMALPWLAAIAVEYVVFRRAFRDDLAAGAHAPEPGAERTPVPVFTLVVLALTLAGFVVTSFAGAEPLWAALAGAAVLAVRALARRETTPAAVVRSANPLFCLFVLALGVVVKAVVDNGLGDGIAALLPDGDTLPALLGVAVVAALLANLINNLPAILALLPIVAAAGPGPLLAALIGVNIGPNLTYVGSLATLLWRRILHAHGDAPELGRFTRLGLATVPATLLASTLALWASLHLIGV; this is translated from the coding sequence CCCACGGGGCCTGCCGGAGGCGACCGTCGCGCTGCCCGCCGCCGGGCTCGTCGTAGGGCTCGGGGCGGTGTCCTGGCCCGAGGCGCGGGAACAGGTGGGGGAGCTGCTGCCCGTCGTCGGGTTCCTCGCCGCGATCCTCGTGCTGGCCCAGCTCTGCGCGGACGAGGGGCTCTTCCGGGCCGCCGGGGACTGGGTCGCCCGTGCCTGCCGGGGGCAGACCCGGCCGCTGCTCGGCGGGGTCTTCGGGGTGGCCGCGCTCGTCACCGCCGTGCTCAGCCTGGACGCCACCGTCGTCCTGCTCACCCCGGTCGTCCTCGCCACCGCCGCCCGGGTCGGCGCGCGGCCGCGCCCGTACGTCTACGCCTGCGCGCACCTCGCCAACTCCGCCTCCCTCCTGCTCCCCGTCTCCAACCTCACCAACCTTCTGGCGTTCACCGCGAGCGGCCTCTCCTTCACCCGGTTCGCCGCGCTGATGGCGCTGCCGTGGCTGGCCGCGATCGCCGTGGAGTACGTCGTGTTCCGGCGCGCGTTCCGGGACGACCTGGCTGCCGGGGCGCACGCGCCGGAGCCCGGGGCGGAGCGCACGCCCGTACCCGTCTTCACGCTCGTCGTGCTGGCGCTGACCCTGGCCGGGTTCGTCGTCACCTCGTTCGCGGGAGCCGAGCCGCTGTGGGCCGCGCTGGCGGGGGCGGCGGTCCTCGCCGTACGGGCGCTGGCCAGGCGGGAGACCACGCCCGCCGCCGTCGTCCGCTCGGCCAACCCGCTGTTCTGCCTCTTCGTCCTCGCCCTCGGCGTCGTCGTGAAGGCGGTCGTCGACAACGGCCTCGGGGACGGGATCGCCGCCCTTCTGCCCGACGGCGACACGCTCCCCGCGCTGCTCGGCGTCGCCGTGGTCGCGGCGCTGCTGGCCAACCTGATCAACAACCTGCCCGCGATCCTCGCGCTGCTCCCGATCGTCGCGGCGGCCGGGCCGGGACCGCTGCTGGCCGCGCTGATCGGGGTGAACATCGGCCCCAACCTCACCTACGTCGGATCGCTCGCCACCCTCCTCTGGCGCCGCATCCTGCACGCCCACGGGGACGCGCCCGAACTCGGCCGTTTCACCCGGCTGGGACTCGCGACCGTACCGGCGACGCTCCTCGCCTCGACCCTGGCGCTGTGGGCGTCGCTGCACCTCATCGGGGTGTAG